In a genomic window of Phalacrocorax aristotelis chromosome 8, bGulAri2.1, whole genome shotgun sequence:
- the SLC12A3 gene encoding solute carrier family 12 member 3 isoform X2, with translation MAELPVPELPSALSHCSGRFTISTLLGTEEGSWGPYAAAEGASCDSAHPTHLSSSTICTRTFGYNTVDVVPAYEHYANSKGVGNTGKGRPSLADLHSILKPDPGRLRAPVSDPQQSKGLQEAGPEEAAGEPGRAPAPEPIRFGWVKGVMIRCMLNIWGVILYLRLPWITAQAGIALTWLIILMSVTVTTITGLSISAISTNGKVKSGGTYFLISRSLGPELGGSIGLIFAFANAVAVAMHTVGFAETVRDLLQEHNSLIVDPTNDIRIIGVITVTVLLGISLAGMEWEAKAQILFFLVILVSFINYLVGTVIPATAEKQAKGFFSYRADIFAQNFVPNWRGPEGSFFSLFSIFFPSATGILAGANISGDLKDPAVAIPKGTLMAIFWTTMSYLVLSATIGACVVRDASGSLNDSMAVGSPGCEGLACSFGWNFTACAQQQNCRYGLSNYYQSMSMVSGFGPLITAGIFGATLSSALACLVSAPKVFQCLCRDQLYPLIGFFGKGYGRNSEPIRGYMLTYVIAVGFILIAELNAIAPIISNFFLCSYALINFSCFHASITNSPGWRPSFRYYSKWAALFGAVISVVIMFLLTWWAALIAFGIVIFLLGYVLYKKPDVNWGSSMQASSYNMALNYSVGLSEVDEHIKNYRPQCLVLTGPPNFRPALVDFVGTFTKNLSLMLCGNVLIGAWKQKMPESRLVADGHTKWLMKRKIKAFYTDVVAEDLRSGVQMLIQAAGLGKMRPNILVLGYKRNWQTASPQSLEDYVGILHDAFDFKYGMCLMRMKEGLNVSRVMQAHVNPTFEATEHAEENGTGSRAALSTADPASLASEQQASTIFQSEQGKKTIDIYWLFDDGGLTLLIPYLLGRKKRWGKCKIRVFVGGQINRMDEERKAIISLLSKFRLGFHEVHILPDINQKPRPEHIKRFDDLIAPFRLNDGFKDEATVNEMRQGCPWKISDEEVNKNRAKSLRQVRLNEILLDYSRDAALIAMKGRCPSSLYMAWLETLSQDLRPPVILTRGNQENVLTFYCQ, from the exons aTGGCTGAGCTGCCTGTCCCGGAGCTGCCCAGCGCCCTGTCCCACTGTAGCGGCCGCTTCACCATCAGCACCCTCCTGGGCACTgaggagggcagctggggtCCCTACGCAGCTGCTGAGGGGGCCAGCTGCGACAGTGCACACCCCACCCACCTCTCCAGCAGCACCATCTGCACCAGGACCTTCGGCTACAACACGGTGGATGTCGTGCCCGCCTACGAGCACTATGCCAACAGCAAGGGGGTGGGCAACACTGGGAAGGGGAGGCCCTCGCTGGCAGACCTGCACTCCATCCTCAAG CCCGACCCGGGCCGCCTCCGTGCACCAGTGTCTGacccacagcagagcaaaggcCTGCAGGAGGCCGGGCCGGAGGAGGCAGCGGGGGAGCCAGGCAGAGCCCCTGCGCCAGAGCCCATCCGCTTCGGATGGGTGAAGGGCGTGATG ATTCGCTGCATGCTGAACATCTGGGGAGTCATCCTCTACTTGCGCTTGCCCTGGATCACCGCCCAGGCAGGAATCG CCCTGACGTGGCTCATCATCCTGATGTCTGTGACAGTGACCACCATCACTGGCCTGTCCATCTCCGCCATATCCACCAACGGCAAAGTGAAGTCAG GGGGCACGTACTTCCTCATCTCACGGAGCCTCGGGCCAGAGCTGGGCGGCTCCATTGGGCTGATCTTTGCCTTCGCGAATGCGGTGGCTGTGGCCATGCACACTGTGGGCTTCGCCGAAACTGTCCGGGACCTACTGCAG GAGCACAACTCCCTCATCGTGGACCCCACCAATGACATCCGCATCATTGGGGTCATCACCGTGACGGTGCTGCTGGGCATCTCCCTGGCTGGCATGGAGTGGGAGGCCAAG GCACAGATACTGTTTTTCCTGGTCATCTTGGTTTCCTTCATAAATTACCTGGTGGGGACGGTGATCCCAGCCACCGCTGAGAAGCAAGCAAAGGGCTTCTTCAGCTACCGAG CTGACATCTTTGCCCAGAACTTTGTGCCCAACTGGCGTGGACCCGAGGGCTCCTTCTTCagcttgttttccattttcttcccatcAGCAACTGGCATCCTGGCTGGGGCCAACATTTCAGGTGACCTGAAG GATCCTGCCGTGGCCATCCCCAAGGGCACCTTGATGGCCATCTTCTGGACCACCATGTCTTACTTGGTGCTTTCTGCTACAATCG GTGCCTGCGTGGTCCGGGATGCCTCAGGCAGCCTGAATGACAGCATGGCAGTGGGCTCGCCAGGCTGCGAGGGACTGGCCtgcagctttggctggaacttcACCGCCTGCGCCCAGCAGCAGAACTGCCGATACGGGCTCAGCAACTACTACCAG AGCATGAGCATGGTGTCTGGATTTGGACCCCTCATCACAGCAGGGATCTTTGGTGCTACCCTCTCCTCAGCACTGGCCTGCCTCGTCTCAGCCCCCAAAGTCTTCCAG TGTCTCTGCAGGGACCAGCTCTACCCTCTCATAGGCTTCTTCGGGAAGGGCTACGGGAGGAACAGTGAGCCCATCCGTGGCTACATGCTCACCTACGTCATTGCTGTTGGCTTCATCCTCATCG ccGAGCTCAATGCCATCGCCCCCATTATCTCCAACTTCTTTCTCTGCTCCTACGCCCTCATCAACTTCAGCTGCTTCCACGCCTCCATCACCAACTCCCCAG gCTGGCGACCCTCCTTTCGGTATTACAGCAAGTGGGCCGCGCTCTTTGGGGCCGTGATCTCAGTGGTGATCATGTTCCTGCTGACCTGGTGGGCAGCCCTAATTGCTTTTGGCATCGTCATCTTCCTCCTGGGATATGTCCTCTACAAAAAGCCGG ATGTCAACTGGGGCTCCTCCATGCAAGCCAGCTCATACAACATGGCCCTTAACTACTCGGTGGGGCTGAGTGAAGTGGACGAGCACATCAAGAACTACAG ACCACAGTGCCTGGTGCTCACTGGCCCTCCCAATTTCCGCCCAGCCCTAGTGGATTTTGTGGGGACGTTCACCAAGAACCTCAGCCTGATGCTCTGCGGCAATGTGCTGATC ggAGCATGGAAGCAGAAGATGCCGGAGTCCCGGCTGGTGGCAGATGGCCACACCAAGTGGCTTATGAAGCGGAAGATCAAGGCTTTCTACACGGATGTGGTGGCTGAGGATCTGAGAAGTGGCGTCCAAATGCTCATCCAG GCTGCCGGCCTTGGGAAGATGAGACCCAACATCCTAGTGCTGGGCTACAAGAGGAACTGGCAGACGGCATCCCCACAGAGCCTGGAAGACTACGTGGGCATCCTGCA tGACGCGTTTGATTTCAAGTATGGCATGTGCTTAATGAGAATGAAGGAAGGGCTGAACGTTTCCCGAGTGATGCAGGCTCATG ttaACCCCACATTTGAGGCAACAGAGCATGCTGAGGAGAATGGGactggcagcagagcagccctgagcaCAG CGGACCCTGCCAGCTTGGCCAGCGAGCAGCAGGCAAGCACCATCTTCCAGAGCGAGCAGGGCAAGAAGACCATTGACATTTACTGGCTCTTTGACGATGGAG GTCTCACACTGCTCATCCCCTACCTCCTGGGGCGCAAAAAGCGATGGGGAAAGTGCAAAATCCGGGTGTTCGTCGGCGGGCAGATCAACAGGATGGACGAGGAGAGGAAGGC GATCATCTCTCTGCTGAGCAAGTTCCGCCTCGGCTTCCATGAGGTCCACATCCTCCCCGACATCAACCAGAAACCCCGGCCAGAGCA CATCAAGAGGTTCGATGACCTGATCGCTCCCTTCAGGCTGAACGATGGCTTCAAAGATGAGGCCACAGTAAATGAGATGAGGCAGGGCTGTCCCTGGAAGATTTCTGATGAGGAGGTCAATAAAAACAGAGCCAAG TCACTCCGACAAGTGAGGCTGAACGAGATTTTGCTGGATTACTCGCGGGACGCGGCGCTCATAGCCAT GAAGGGCcgctgccccagctccctctACATGGCCTGGCTCGAGACCCTCTCGCAGGACCTGAGACCCCCTGTCATCCTCACCCGTGGAAACCAAGAGAATGTGCTGACCTTTTACTGCCAATAA
- the SLC12A3 gene encoding solute carrier family 12 member 3 isoform X1 codes for MAELPVPELPSALSHCSGRFTISTLLGTEEGSWGPYAAAEGASCDSAHPTHLSSSTICTRTFGYNTVDVVPAYEHYANSKGVGNTGKGRPSLADLHSILKPDPGRLRAPVSDPQQSKGLQEAGPEEAAGEPGRAPAPEPIRFGWVKGVMIRCMLNIWGVILYLRLPWITAQAGIALTWLIILMSVTVTTITGLSISAISTNGKVKSGGTYFLISRSLGPELGGSIGLIFAFANAVAVAMHTVGFAETVRDLLQEHNSLIVDPTNDIRIIGVITVTVLLGISLAGMEWEAKAQILFFLVILVSFINYLVGTVIPATAEKQAKGFFSYRADIFAQNFVPNWRGPEGSFFSLFSIFFPSATGILAGANISGDLKDPAVAIPKGTLMAIFWTTMSYLVLSATIGACVVRDASGSLNDSMAVGSPGCEGLACSFGWNFTACAQQQNCRYGLSNYYQSMSMVSGFGPLITAGIFGATLSSALACLVSAPKVFQCLCRDQLYPLIGFFGKGYGRNSEPIRGYMLTYVIAVGFILIAELNAIAPIISNFFLCSYALINFSCFHASITNSPGWRPSFRYYSKWAALFGAVISVVIMFLLTWWAALIAFGIVIFLLGYVLYKKPDVNWGSSMQASSYNMALNYSVGLSEVDEHIKNYRPQCLVLTGPPNFRPALVDFVGTFTKNLSLMLCGNVLIGAWKQKMPESRLVADGHTKWLMKRKIKAFYTDVVAEDLRSGVQMLIQAAGLGKMRPNILVLGYKRNWQTASPQSLEDYVGILHDAFDFKYGMCLMRMKEGLNVSRVMQAHVNPTFEATEHAEENGTGSRAALSTADPASLASEQQASTIFQSEQGKKTIDIYWLFDDGGLTLLIPYLLGRKKRWGKCKIRVFVGGQINRMDEERKAIISLLSKFRLGFHEVHILPDINQKPRPEHIKRFDDLIAPFRLNDGFKDEATVNEMRQGCPWKISDEEVNKNRAKSLRQVRLNEILLDYSRDAALIAITLPIGRKGRCPSSLYMAWLETLSQDLRPPVILTRGNQENVLTFYCQ; via the exons aTGGCTGAGCTGCCTGTCCCGGAGCTGCCCAGCGCCCTGTCCCACTGTAGCGGCCGCTTCACCATCAGCACCCTCCTGGGCACTgaggagggcagctggggtCCCTACGCAGCTGCTGAGGGGGCCAGCTGCGACAGTGCACACCCCACCCACCTCTCCAGCAGCACCATCTGCACCAGGACCTTCGGCTACAACACGGTGGATGTCGTGCCCGCCTACGAGCACTATGCCAACAGCAAGGGGGTGGGCAACACTGGGAAGGGGAGGCCCTCGCTGGCAGACCTGCACTCCATCCTCAAG CCCGACCCGGGCCGCCTCCGTGCACCAGTGTCTGacccacagcagagcaaaggcCTGCAGGAGGCCGGGCCGGAGGAGGCAGCGGGGGAGCCAGGCAGAGCCCCTGCGCCAGAGCCCATCCGCTTCGGATGGGTGAAGGGCGTGATG ATTCGCTGCATGCTGAACATCTGGGGAGTCATCCTCTACTTGCGCTTGCCCTGGATCACCGCCCAGGCAGGAATCG CCCTGACGTGGCTCATCATCCTGATGTCTGTGACAGTGACCACCATCACTGGCCTGTCCATCTCCGCCATATCCACCAACGGCAAAGTGAAGTCAG GGGGCACGTACTTCCTCATCTCACGGAGCCTCGGGCCAGAGCTGGGCGGCTCCATTGGGCTGATCTTTGCCTTCGCGAATGCGGTGGCTGTGGCCATGCACACTGTGGGCTTCGCCGAAACTGTCCGGGACCTACTGCAG GAGCACAACTCCCTCATCGTGGACCCCACCAATGACATCCGCATCATTGGGGTCATCACCGTGACGGTGCTGCTGGGCATCTCCCTGGCTGGCATGGAGTGGGAGGCCAAG GCACAGATACTGTTTTTCCTGGTCATCTTGGTTTCCTTCATAAATTACCTGGTGGGGACGGTGATCCCAGCCACCGCTGAGAAGCAAGCAAAGGGCTTCTTCAGCTACCGAG CTGACATCTTTGCCCAGAACTTTGTGCCCAACTGGCGTGGACCCGAGGGCTCCTTCTTCagcttgttttccattttcttcccatcAGCAACTGGCATCCTGGCTGGGGCCAACATTTCAGGTGACCTGAAG GATCCTGCCGTGGCCATCCCCAAGGGCACCTTGATGGCCATCTTCTGGACCACCATGTCTTACTTGGTGCTTTCTGCTACAATCG GTGCCTGCGTGGTCCGGGATGCCTCAGGCAGCCTGAATGACAGCATGGCAGTGGGCTCGCCAGGCTGCGAGGGACTGGCCtgcagctttggctggaacttcACCGCCTGCGCCCAGCAGCAGAACTGCCGATACGGGCTCAGCAACTACTACCAG AGCATGAGCATGGTGTCTGGATTTGGACCCCTCATCACAGCAGGGATCTTTGGTGCTACCCTCTCCTCAGCACTGGCCTGCCTCGTCTCAGCCCCCAAAGTCTTCCAG TGTCTCTGCAGGGACCAGCTCTACCCTCTCATAGGCTTCTTCGGGAAGGGCTACGGGAGGAACAGTGAGCCCATCCGTGGCTACATGCTCACCTACGTCATTGCTGTTGGCTTCATCCTCATCG ccGAGCTCAATGCCATCGCCCCCATTATCTCCAACTTCTTTCTCTGCTCCTACGCCCTCATCAACTTCAGCTGCTTCCACGCCTCCATCACCAACTCCCCAG gCTGGCGACCCTCCTTTCGGTATTACAGCAAGTGGGCCGCGCTCTTTGGGGCCGTGATCTCAGTGGTGATCATGTTCCTGCTGACCTGGTGGGCAGCCCTAATTGCTTTTGGCATCGTCATCTTCCTCCTGGGATATGTCCTCTACAAAAAGCCGG ATGTCAACTGGGGCTCCTCCATGCAAGCCAGCTCATACAACATGGCCCTTAACTACTCGGTGGGGCTGAGTGAAGTGGACGAGCACATCAAGAACTACAG ACCACAGTGCCTGGTGCTCACTGGCCCTCCCAATTTCCGCCCAGCCCTAGTGGATTTTGTGGGGACGTTCACCAAGAACCTCAGCCTGATGCTCTGCGGCAATGTGCTGATC ggAGCATGGAAGCAGAAGATGCCGGAGTCCCGGCTGGTGGCAGATGGCCACACCAAGTGGCTTATGAAGCGGAAGATCAAGGCTTTCTACACGGATGTGGTGGCTGAGGATCTGAGAAGTGGCGTCCAAATGCTCATCCAG GCTGCCGGCCTTGGGAAGATGAGACCCAACATCCTAGTGCTGGGCTACAAGAGGAACTGGCAGACGGCATCCCCACAGAGCCTGGAAGACTACGTGGGCATCCTGCA tGACGCGTTTGATTTCAAGTATGGCATGTGCTTAATGAGAATGAAGGAAGGGCTGAACGTTTCCCGAGTGATGCAGGCTCATG ttaACCCCACATTTGAGGCAACAGAGCATGCTGAGGAGAATGGGactggcagcagagcagccctgagcaCAG CGGACCCTGCCAGCTTGGCCAGCGAGCAGCAGGCAAGCACCATCTTCCAGAGCGAGCAGGGCAAGAAGACCATTGACATTTACTGGCTCTTTGACGATGGAG GTCTCACACTGCTCATCCCCTACCTCCTGGGGCGCAAAAAGCGATGGGGAAAGTGCAAAATCCGGGTGTTCGTCGGCGGGCAGATCAACAGGATGGACGAGGAGAGGAAGGC GATCATCTCTCTGCTGAGCAAGTTCCGCCTCGGCTTCCATGAGGTCCACATCCTCCCCGACATCAACCAGAAACCCCGGCCAGAGCA CATCAAGAGGTTCGATGACCTGATCGCTCCCTTCAGGCTGAACGATGGCTTCAAAGATGAGGCCACAGTAAATGAGATGAGGCAGGGCTGTCCCTGGAAGATTTCTGATGAGGAGGTCAATAAAAACAGAGCCAAG TCACTCCGACAAGTGAGGCTGAACGAGATTTTGCTGGATTACTCGCGGGACGCGGCGCTCATAGCCAT CACACTGCCCATCGGCAGGAAGGGCcgctgccccagctccctctACATGGCCTGGCTCGAGACCCTCTCGCAGGACCTGAGACCCCCTGTCATCCTCACCCGTGGAAACCAAGAGAATGTGCTGACCTTTTACTGCCAATAA
- the SLC12A3 gene encoding solute carrier family 12 member 3 isoform X3, producing the protein MAELPVPELPSALSHCSGRFTISTLLGTEEGSWGPYAAAEGASCDSAHPTHLSSSTICTRTFGYNTVDVVPAYEHYANSKGVGNTGKGRPSLADLHSILKPDPGRLRAPVSDPQQSKGLQEAGPEEAAGEPGRAPAPEPIRFGWVKGVMIRCMLNIWGVILYLRLPWITAQAGIGGTYFLISRSLGPELGGSIGLIFAFANAVAVAMHTVGFAETVRDLLQEHNSLIVDPTNDIRIIGVITVTVLLGISLAGMEWEAKAQILFFLVILVSFINYLVGTVIPATAEKQAKGFFSYRADIFAQNFVPNWRGPEGSFFSLFSIFFPSATGILAGANISGDLKDPAVAIPKGTLMAIFWTTMSYLVLSATIGACVVRDASGSLNDSMAVGSPGCEGLACSFGWNFTACAQQQNCRYGLSNYYQSMSMVSGFGPLITAGIFGATLSSALACLVSAPKVFQCLCRDQLYPLIGFFGKGYGRNSEPIRGYMLTYVIAVGFILIAELNAIAPIISNFFLCSYALINFSCFHASITNSPGWRPSFRYYSKWAALFGAVISVVIMFLLTWWAALIAFGIVIFLLGYVLYKKPDVNWGSSMQASSYNMALNYSVGLSEVDEHIKNYRPQCLVLTGPPNFRPALVDFVGTFTKNLSLMLCGNVLIGAWKQKMPESRLVADGHTKWLMKRKIKAFYTDVVAEDLRSGVQMLIQAAGLGKMRPNILVLGYKRNWQTASPQSLEDYVGILHDAFDFKYGMCLMRMKEGLNVSRVMQAHVNPTFEATEHAEENGTGSRAALSTADPASLASEQQASTIFQSEQGKKTIDIYWLFDDGGLTLLIPYLLGRKKRWGKCKIRVFVGGQINRMDEERKAIISLLSKFRLGFHEVHILPDINQKPRPEHIKRFDDLIAPFRLNDGFKDEATVNEMRQGCPWKISDEEVNKNRAKSLRQVRLNEILLDYSRDAALIAITLPIGRKGRCPSSLYMAWLETLSQDLRPPVILTRGNQENVLTFYCQ; encoded by the exons aTGGCTGAGCTGCCTGTCCCGGAGCTGCCCAGCGCCCTGTCCCACTGTAGCGGCCGCTTCACCATCAGCACCCTCCTGGGCACTgaggagggcagctggggtCCCTACGCAGCTGCTGAGGGGGCCAGCTGCGACAGTGCACACCCCACCCACCTCTCCAGCAGCACCATCTGCACCAGGACCTTCGGCTACAACACGGTGGATGTCGTGCCCGCCTACGAGCACTATGCCAACAGCAAGGGGGTGGGCAACACTGGGAAGGGGAGGCCCTCGCTGGCAGACCTGCACTCCATCCTCAAG CCCGACCCGGGCCGCCTCCGTGCACCAGTGTCTGacccacagcagagcaaaggcCTGCAGGAGGCCGGGCCGGAGGAGGCAGCGGGGGAGCCAGGCAGAGCCCCTGCGCCAGAGCCCATCCGCTTCGGATGGGTGAAGGGCGTGATG ATTCGCTGCATGCTGAACATCTGGGGAGTCATCCTCTACTTGCGCTTGCCCTGGATCACCGCCCAGGCAGGAATCG GGGGCACGTACTTCCTCATCTCACGGAGCCTCGGGCCAGAGCTGGGCGGCTCCATTGGGCTGATCTTTGCCTTCGCGAATGCGGTGGCTGTGGCCATGCACACTGTGGGCTTCGCCGAAACTGTCCGGGACCTACTGCAG GAGCACAACTCCCTCATCGTGGACCCCACCAATGACATCCGCATCATTGGGGTCATCACCGTGACGGTGCTGCTGGGCATCTCCCTGGCTGGCATGGAGTGGGAGGCCAAG GCACAGATACTGTTTTTCCTGGTCATCTTGGTTTCCTTCATAAATTACCTGGTGGGGACGGTGATCCCAGCCACCGCTGAGAAGCAAGCAAAGGGCTTCTTCAGCTACCGAG CTGACATCTTTGCCCAGAACTTTGTGCCCAACTGGCGTGGACCCGAGGGCTCCTTCTTCagcttgttttccattttcttcccatcAGCAACTGGCATCCTGGCTGGGGCCAACATTTCAGGTGACCTGAAG GATCCTGCCGTGGCCATCCCCAAGGGCACCTTGATGGCCATCTTCTGGACCACCATGTCTTACTTGGTGCTTTCTGCTACAATCG GTGCCTGCGTGGTCCGGGATGCCTCAGGCAGCCTGAATGACAGCATGGCAGTGGGCTCGCCAGGCTGCGAGGGACTGGCCtgcagctttggctggaacttcACCGCCTGCGCCCAGCAGCAGAACTGCCGATACGGGCTCAGCAACTACTACCAG AGCATGAGCATGGTGTCTGGATTTGGACCCCTCATCACAGCAGGGATCTTTGGTGCTACCCTCTCCTCAGCACTGGCCTGCCTCGTCTCAGCCCCCAAAGTCTTCCAG TGTCTCTGCAGGGACCAGCTCTACCCTCTCATAGGCTTCTTCGGGAAGGGCTACGGGAGGAACAGTGAGCCCATCCGTGGCTACATGCTCACCTACGTCATTGCTGTTGGCTTCATCCTCATCG ccGAGCTCAATGCCATCGCCCCCATTATCTCCAACTTCTTTCTCTGCTCCTACGCCCTCATCAACTTCAGCTGCTTCCACGCCTCCATCACCAACTCCCCAG gCTGGCGACCCTCCTTTCGGTATTACAGCAAGTGGGCCGCGCTCTTTGGGGCCGTGATCTCAGTGGTGATCATGTTCCTGCTGACCTGGTGGGCAGCCCTAATTGCTTTTGGCATCGTCATCTTCCTCCTGGGATATGTCCTCTACAAAAAGCCGG ATGTCAACTGGGGCTCCTCCATGCAAGCCAGCTCATACAACATGGCCCTTAACTACTCGGTGGGGCTGAGTGAAGTGGACGAGCACATCAAGAACTACAG ACCACAGTGCCTGGTGCTCACTGGCCCTCCCAATTTCCGCCCAGCCCTAGTGGATTTTGTGGGGACGTTCACCAAGAACCTCAGCCTGATGCTCTGCGGCAATGTGCTGATC ggAGCATGGAAGCAGAAGATGCCGGAGTCCCGGCTGGTGGCAGATGGCCACACCAAGTGGCTTATGAAGCGGAAGATCAAGGCTTTCTACACGGATGTGGTGGCTGAGGATCTGAGAAGTGGCGTCCAAATGCTCATCCAG GCTGCCGGCCTTGGGAAGATGAGACCCAACATCCTAGTGCTGGGCTACAAGAGGAACTGGCAGACGGCATCCCCACAGAGCCTGGAAGACTACGTGGGCATCCTGCA tGACGCGTTTGATTTCAAGTATGGCATGTGCTTAATGAGAATGAAGGAAGGGCTGAACGTTTCCCGAGTGATGCAGGCTCATG ttaACCCCACATTTGAGGCAACAGAGCATGCTGAGGAGAATGGGactggcagcagagcagccctgagcaCAG CGGACCCTGCCAGCTTGGCCAGCGAGCAGCAGGCAAGCACCATCTTCCAGAGCGAGCAGGGCAAGAAGACCATTGACATTTACTGGCTCTTTGACGATGGAG GTCTCACACTGCTCATCCCCTACCTCCTGGGGCGCAAAAAGCGATGGGGAAAGTGCAAAATCCGGGTGTTCGTCGGCGGGCAGATCAACAGGATGGACGAGGAGAGGAAGGC GATCATCTCTCTGCTGAGCAAGTTCCGCCTCGGCTTCCATGAGGTCCACATCCTCCCCGACATCAACCAGAAACCCCGGCCAGAGCA CATCAAGAGGTTCGATGACCTGATCGCTCCCTTCAGGCTGAACGATGGCTTCAAAGATGAGGCCACAGTAAATGAGATGAGGCAGGGCTGTCCCTGGAAGATTTCTGATGAGGAGGTCAATAAAAACAGAGCCAAG TCACTCCGACAAGTGAGGCTGAACGAGATTTTGCTGGATTACTCGCGGGACGCGGCGCTCATAGCCAT CACACTGCCCATCGGCAGGAAGGGCcgctgccccagctccctctACATGGCCTGGCTCGAGACCCTCTCGCAGGACCTGAGACCCCCTGTCATCCTCACCCGTGGAAACCAAGAGAATGTGCTGACCTTTTACTGCCAATAA
- the TMEM170A gene encoding transmembrane protein 170A produces MEGGEAGSGGLLQQILSLRLVPRVGNGTTTYSSPLSTFPEMWYGVFLWALVSSLSFHVPAALLALFTLRHHKYGRFMSVSLLLMGIVGPITAGILTSAAIAGVYRAAGKKMIPFEALILGVGQTFCVVVVSFLRILATL; encoded by the exons aTGGAGGGCGGCGAGGCGGGCAGCGGTGGGCTTTTGCAGCAGATCCTCAGCCTCCGCCTGGTGCCCCGTGTGGGCAATGGCACCACTACCTACTCCAGCCCACTCTCCACCTTCCCAG AGATGTGGTATGGTGTCTTCCTGTGGGCGCTcgtctcctccctctccttccacGTCCCAGCCGCTTTGCTAGCGCTCTTCACGCTGAGGCATCACAAGTATGGCAGGTTCATGTCCGTGAGCCTGCTGCTGATGGGCATCGTGGGACCCATTACCGCCGGCATCTTAACGA GTGCTGCCATTGCTGGAGTTTACAGAGCTGCGGGGAAAAAAATGATTCCCTTCGAAGCCCTCATTTTAGGAGTGGGCCAGACATTCTGCGTTGTGGTGGTTTCATTTCTCCGCATTTTAGCCACTCTCTAG